The Biomphalaria glabrata chromosome 15, xgBioGlab47.1, whole genome shotgun sequence region TGGATTCTAGAGAAGAATCGGAACCAAACGAAGTACTGGAATCTAGAAAGCAATCAGAATCGAAACAAGAGCTGGAATCTAGCAAGCAATCAGAACCAAAACAAGAGCTGGAATCTAGAGAAGAATCGAAACCAAACAAAGTACTGGAATCTAGAAAGCAATCTGAAGAATCGAAACAAGGACTGGAATCTAGAAAACACTCTGACTCAAAACAAGGACTGGAATCTAGAAAAGAATCAGAGCCAAAACAAGGGCTGGAATCTAGAAAACAATCTGACTCAAAACAAGGACTGGAATCTAGAATAGAATTAGAGCCAAAACAAGGACATGAATCTAGAAAAGAATCAGGGCCAAAACAAGGGCTGGAATCTAGAAAACAATCTGACTCAAAACAAGGACTGGAATCTAGAAAAGAAACAGAGCCAAAACAAGGACTGGAATCTAGAAAAGAATCAGAGCCAAAACAAGGACTGGAATCTAGAAAAGATTCAGAGCCAAAACAAGGGCTAGAATCTAGAAAAGAATCAGAGCCAAAACAAGGACATGAATCTAGAAAAGAATCAGAGCCAATACAAGGATTGGAATCTAGAAAAGAATCAGAGCCAAAACAAGGGCTGGAATCTAGTAAACAATCTGACTCAAAACAAGGACTGGAATCTAGAATAGAATTAGAGCCAATACAAGGACATGAATCTAGAAAAGAATCAGGGCCAAAACAAGGGCTGGAATCTAGAAAAGAAACAGAGCCAAAACAAGGGCTGGAATCTAGAAAACAATCTGACTCAAAACAAGGACTGGAATCTACAAAAGAATCAGAGCCAAAACAAGGGCTGGAATCTAGAAAAGAATCAGAGCCAAAACAAGGACTGGAATCTACAAAAGAATCAGAGCCAAAACAAGGACAGGAATCTAGAAATGAATCTCAGCCAAAACAAGGACTGGAATCTAGAAAAGAGTCAGAGCCAAAACTAGGGCTGGAATCTACAAAAGAATCAGAGCCAAAACAAGGACTGGAATCTAGAAATGAATCTCAGCCAAAACAAGGGCTGGAATCTAGAAAAGAATCAGAGCCAAAACAAGGGTTGGAATCTAGAAAAGAATCAGAGCCAAAACAAGGGCTGGAATCTAGAAAACAATCTGACTCAAAACAAGGGCTGGAATCTAGAAAAGAATCAGAGCCAAAACAAGGACAGAAATCTAGAAAAGAATCAGAGCCAAAACAAGGACTGGATTCTAGAGAAGAATCGGAACCAAACGAAGTACTGGAATCTAGAAAGCAATCAAAATCGAAACAAGAGCTGGAATCTAGCAAGCAATCAGAACCAAAACAAGAGCTGGAATCTAGAGAAGAATCGAAACCAAACAAAGTACTGGAATCTAGAAAGCAATCTGAAGAATCGAAACAAGGACTGGAATCTAGAAAACACTCTGACTCAAAACAAGGACTGGAATCTAGAAAAGAATCAGAGCCAAAACAAGGGCTGGAATCTAGAAAACAATCTGACTCAAAACAAGGACTGGAATCTAGAATAGAATTAGAGCCAAAACAAGGACATGAATCTAGAAAAGAATCAGGGCCAAAACAAGGGCTGGAATCTAGAAAACAATCTGACTCAAAACAAGGACTGGAATCTAGAAAAGAAACAGAGCCAAAACAAGGACTGGAATCTAGAAAAGAATCAGAGCCAAAACAAGGACTGGAATCTAGAAAAGATTCAGAGCCAAAACAAGGGCTAGAATCTAGAAAAGAATCAGAGCCAAAACAAGGACATGAATCTAGAAAAGAATCAGAGCCAATACAAGGATTGGAATCTAGAAAAGAATCAGAGCCAAAACAAGGACTGGAATCTAGAAAAGAATCAGAGCCAAAACAAGGACTGGAATCTAGAAAAGAATCAGAGCCAAAACAAGGGCTGGAATCTAGAAAACAATCTGACTCAAAACAAGGACTGGAATCTAGAAAAGAATCAGAGCCAAAACAAGGACTGAAATCTAGAAAAGAATCAGAGCCAAAACAAGGACTGGAATCTAGAAAACAATCTGACTCAAAACAAGGACTGGAATCTAGAAAAGAATCAGAGCCAAAACAAGGGCTGGAATCTAGAAAAGAATCAGAGCCAAAACAAGTGCTAGAATCTAGAAAAGAATCAGAGCCAAAACAAGGGCTGGAATCTAGAAAAGAATCTGACTCAAAACAAGGACTGGAATCTAGAAAAGAATCAGAGCCAAAACAGGGACTTGAATCTAGAAAACAATCTGACTCAAAACAAGGGCTGGAATCTAGAAAAGAATCAGAGCCAAAACAGGGACTGGAATCTAGAAAAGAATCTGAGCCAAAACAAGGACATGAATCTAGAAAAGAATCAGAGCCAAAACAAGGACTGGAATCTAGAAAAGAATCAGAGCCAAAACAAGGACTGGAATCTAGAAAAGAATCAGAGCCAAAACAAGGGCTAGAATCTAGAAAAGAATCAGAGCCAAAACAAGGACATGAATCTAGAAAAGAATCAGAGCCAATACAAGGATTGGAATCTAGAAAAGAATCAGAGCCAAAACAAGGACTGGAATCTAGAAAAGAATCAGAGCCAAAACAAGGACTGGAATCTAGAAAAGAATCAGAGCCAAAACAAGGACTGGAATCTAGAAAAGAATCAGAACCAAAACATGGACTGGAATCTAGAAAAGAATCAGAGCCAAAACAAGGGCTGGAATATAGTAAAAATGCAGAATTAACACAAGAACtggaatctaaaaataaattagaaccAAAACAAGGGTTGCAATCTAGAAAAGAATCAGACCCAAAACAAGAGCTGGAATCTAGAAAAGAATCAGAGCCAAAACAAGGGCTGGAATCTAGAAAAGAATCAGAGCCAAAACATGGACTGGAATCTAGAAATGAATCTCAGTCAAAACAAGGACTGGAATCTAGAAAAGAATCAGAGCCAAAACAAGGACTGGAATCTAGAAAAGAATCAGAGCCAAAACAAGGACTGGAATCTAGAAATGAATCTCAGCCAAAACAAGGACTGAAATCTAGAAAAGAATCAGAGCCAAAACAAGGGTTGGAATCTAGAAAAGAATCAGAGCCAAAACAAGGGCTGGAATCTAGAAAAGAATCAGAGCCAAAACAAGGGCTGGAATCTAGAAAAGAATCAGAGCCAAAACAAGGACTGGAATCTAGAAATGAATCTCAGCCAAAGCAAGGACTGGAATCTAGAAAAGAATCAGAGCCAAAACAAGGGCTGGAATCTAGAAAAGAATCAGAGCCAAAACATGGACTGGAATCTAGAAAAGAATCAGAGCCAAAACAAGGGCTGGAATATAGTAAAAATGCAGAATCAACACAAGGGCTGGAATCTAGAAAGTTATCAGATTTAAAACAAGGACtggaatctaaaaataaattagaaccAAAACAAGGGTTGCAATCTAGAAAGCCATCTGATTTAAAACAAGGACTGGAATCTAGAAAGCCATCTGATTCAAAACAAGTACTGGACTATAGAAAGGTATCAGAATCGAAACAAGGACTGGAATCTAGAAATGAATTAGAACCAAAACAAGGTCTGGAATCTAGAAAGTTATCAGAATCAAAACAAGGACTGGAATCTAGAAAGCCATCTGATTTTAAACAAGGGCTGGAATCTCGAAAGCTATCTGATTTTAAACAAGGGCTGGAATCTAGAAAGCCATCTGATTTTAAACAAGGGCTGGAATCTAGAAAGCTATCagaatcaaaacaagaacaatcATATATAAAAGAATCAGAACCAAAAGAAGAACTGGATTCTAAAAAGCTATCAGAATCAAAACAAGGACTGGAATCTAGAAATGAATTAAAACCAAAACAAGAGTTGGAATCTAGAAAGTTATCAGATTTAAAACAaggactagaatctagaaagcCATCTGATTTAAAACAAGGGCTGGAATCTAGAAAGTTATCAGAATCTAAACAAGGACTGGAATCTAGAAATGAATTAGAACCAAAACAAGGGCTGGAAAATAGAAAGCCATCTGATTCAAAACAAGCGCTGGAATCTAGAAAGCTATCAGAATTGAAACATGGACTGGAATCTATAAAAGAATCAGAACCAAAACAAGGACTAAATCCCAGAAAGCCATCAGATTCAAAACAAGGATTGGAATCTAGAAAGTTATCAgaatcaaaacaagaacttgagtctagaaaagaatccTACTCCAAACAAGGATTGGAATCTAGAAAAAAATCAGAGCCAAAACAAGGGCTGGAATCTAGAAAAGAATCAGAATCAAAACATggactagagtctagaaattTATCAGAACCAAAACAAGGTCTATCAGAATTGAAACAAGGACTGGAATCTAGAAAGCTATCAGAATCAAAACAAGGACTGGAATCTAGAAAGCTATCAGAATCAAAACAAGGACTGGAATTTAAAAAGGAATCAGAACCACAACAAGGACTTAAGTCTAGACAAGAATCTGAATCGAAACAAGGACTGGAATCTAGAAAGCTATCAGTATCAAAACAAGGACTGGAATCTAGAAAGCTATCTGATTCAAAACAAGGGCTGGAATCTAGAAAGCCATCTGATTCAAAACAAGGGCTGGAATCTAGAAAGCTATTAGAATCAAAACAAGGACTGGAATCTAGAAAGCTATCAGAATCAAAACAAGGGCTGGAATCTATAAAAGAATCAGAACCAAAAGAAggactagattctagaaagTCATCAACACAACAAGGACTGGAATCGACAAAGCAAACAGAATTAAAACAAGGGCTGGAATCTAGAAAGCTATCAGTATCAAAACAAGGACTGGAATCTAGAAAGCTATCAGAATCAAAACAAGGGCTGGAATCTAGAAAGCCATCTGATTCAAAACAAGGACTGGAATCTAGAAAGCTATCAGAATCAAAACAAGGGCTGGAATCTATAAAAGAATCAGAACCAAAAGAAggactagattctagaaagTCATCAACACAAGGACTGGAATCGACAAAGCAAACAGAATTAAAACAAGGGCTGGAATCTATAAAAGAATCTGAAATAAAACAAGGATCTAATTCCCACAAACTATCTGAATTTCAGAAAAGATCTCAATCATTGATAACTTCTGAacctaaaaatgattttttatccAAAGATGTATCTTCTGACTCTGTTAAAGTAACTTCACAAGATCTAGGAGCCCTATCAAAAAAAGAATCTGAGTTGAAGGATAAAGTTGATTCAAGAAAAAATtctgaaatcaaacaaaaacttgAATCCAGAAAGGAATCTAAACCTAGTCATGAGGCTGAATCTAGAAAGGAATCTGAGCCTAGTCAAGAAGGTGAATCTATTAAAGAATCTGAACCTATTCAAGAAGGTGATTCTAAAAAGGAATCTGAACCTAGTCATGAGGCTGAATTTAGAAAGGAATCTGAACCTAGTCAAGAAGGTGAATCTATTAAAGAATCTGAACCTATTCAAGAAGTTGATGCTAAAAAGGAATCTGAACCTAGTCATGAGGCTGAATTTAGAAGGGAATCTGAACCTAGTCAAGAAGGTGAATCAAGAAAGGAATCTGAACCTAGTCATGAGGCTGAATTTAGAAATGAATCTGAACCTAGTCATGAGGCTGAATTTAGAAATGAATCTGAACCTAGTCATGAGGATGAATTTAGAAAGGAATCTGAACCTAGTCATGAAGAGAAATCTAGAAAGGAATCTGAACCTAGTCATGAGGCTGAATTTAGAAATGAATCTGAACCTAGTCATGAGGCTAAATCTAGAAAGGAATCTGAACCTAGTCATGAGGCTGAATTTAGAAATGAATCTGAACCTAGTCATGAGGCTGAATCTAGAAAGGAATCTGAACCTAGTCATGAGGCTGAATCTAGAAAGGAATCTGAACCTAGTCATGAGGCTGAATCTAGAAAGGAATCTGAACCTAGTCATGAGGCTGAATTTAGAAATGAATCTGAACCTAGTCATGAGGCTAAATCTAGAAAGGAATCTGAACCTAGTCATGAGGCTGAATTTAGAAATGAATCTGAACCTATTCATGGGGATGAATTTAGAAAGGAATCTGAACCTAGTCCTGAAGAGAAATCTAGAGAGGAATCTGAACGTAGTCATGAAGAGAAATCTAGAAAGGAATCTGAACCTAGTCATGAAGAGAAATCTAGAAAGGAATCTGAACCCAGTCATGAGGATGAATCTAGAAAAGAATCGGAACCTAGTCATGAGGATGAATCTAGAAAGAAATCTGAACCCAATCAAGATGTCAAATCTAGAAAAGAATCCGAAGCTAGTAACAAAACTGAAATTACAAAGGAAATTGAACCAAGTCTTGAATCTGAACCAAAAGAATTATCAAGTATCAATTCACAAACTACAACAGCTTCCTTATCTATGAAAGTATCTGGAACTGGTACCAGTCAGTCTAGGAAAGATTCCAAGCAAGAATTGGAATCTCAGAGATCTTCTCTTGCTCACAAACCAGAAGGCCTCATAGAAACATTGTCCAATGATGGCTCTAGGAAAGGATCTGTTACACAAACATCTTATGAACCTAGTCAAGAAACAGCTTCAGCTGGACTCAAGAAGAAACCATCCAGGCATCAAAGTTTTGAAAGTGAGCAAGCTGTCACCAGCAATGATACATTAGTGAAAAAGGATGGTCCGTCCAAAACTGAGGTAAGATTTGCAGAAGAAAAGAATTGTTCTAATTGTATTGCTGTTCAGTTGAATAGTGTCTACTTTTCTTGACCTCTCGGATCAACTTGTAATGTTGTTTTGAAACCTTGTAATgcagatttttgtttaaagatgttATTTTGGATATGCCAGTAAGGGTAAAGTTCTTGGTTACTAGATTTTTAAACTACTAAACTTAGCTTCCCTTGCtttatagattttctttttttttaaagaaaaacaaaggggagggggggggggaataataCATACTTTAGAAAATGTAAGTAATCAAGACAGatcataatttttgttttacaccAAGCTAATTTATTTAACTGAAAATGGATGAAAAGAAATCAAGACTAGCCAT contains the following coding sequences:
- the LOC106051341 gene encoding microtubule-associated protein futsch-like; amino-acid sequence: MESESFEGPEFSQESEATKAPESRKKSEPNEGLESRKLSESNQGLESRKQSESKQQLESRKQSVSKQELDSRKYSEPNEVRESRKQSELKQGLDSREESEPNEVLESRKQSESKQELESRKQSESKQELESRKQSEPKQELESREESKPNKVLESRKQSEESKQGLESKKHSDSKQGLESRKESEPKQGLESSKQSDSKQGLESRIELEPIQGHESRKESGPKQGLESRKETEPKQGLESRKQSDSKQGLESTKESEPKQGLESRKESEPKQGLESTKESEPKQGQESRNESQPKQGLESRKESEPKLGLESTKESEPKQGLESRNESQPKQGLESRKESEPKQGLESRKESEPKQGLESRKQSDSKQGLESRKESEPKQGQKSRKETEPKQGLDSREESEPNEVLESRKQSESKQELESSKQSEPKQELESREESKPNKVLESRKQSEESKQGLESRKHSDSKQGLESRKESEPKQGLESRKQSDSKQGLESRIELEPKQGHESRKESGPKQGLESRKQSDSKQGLESRKETEPKQGLESRKESEPKQGLESRKDSEPKQGLESRKESEPKQGHESRKESEPIQGLESRKESEPKQGLESSKQSDSKQGLESRIELEPIQGHESRKESGPKQGLESRKETEPKQGLESRKQSDSKQGLESTKESEPKQGLESRKESEPKQGLESTKESEPKQGQESRNESQPKQGLESRKESEPKLGLESTKESEPKQGLESRNESQPKQGLESRKESEPKQGLESRKESEPKQGLESRKQSDSKQGLESRKESEPKQGQKSRKESEPKQGLDSREESEPNEVLESRKQSKSKQELESSKQSEPKQELESREESKPNKVLESRKQSEESKQGLESRKHSDSKQGLESRKESEPKQGLESRKQSDSKQGLESRIELEPKQGHESRKESGPKQGLESRKQSDSKQGLESRKETEPKQGLESRKESEPKQGLESRKDSEPKQGLESRKESEPKQGHESRKESEPIQGLESRKESEPKQGLESRKESEPKQGLESRKESEPKQGLESRKQSDSKQGLESRKESEPKQGLKSRKESEPKQGLESRKQSDSKQGLESRKESEPKQGLESRKESEPKQVLESRKESEPKQGLESRKESDSKQGLESRKESEPKQGLESRKQSDSKQGLESRKESEPKQGLESRKESEPKQGHESRKESEPKQGLESRKESEPKQGLESRKESEPKQGLESRKESEPKQGHESRKESEPIQGLESRKESEPKQGLESRKESEPKQGLESRKESEPKQGLESRKESEPKHGLESRKESEPKQGLEYSKNAELTQELESKNKLEPKQGLQSRKESDPKQELESRKESEPKQGLESRKESEPKHGLESRNESQSKQGLESRKESEPKQGLESRKESEPKQGLESRNESQPKQGLKSRKESEPKQGLESRKESEPKQGLESRKESEPKQGLESRKESEPKQGLESRNESQPKQGLESRKESEPKQGLESRKESEPKHGLESRKESEPKQGLEYSKNAESTQGLESRKLSDLKQGLESKNKLEPKQGLQSRKPSDLKQGLESRKPSDSKQVLDYRKVSESKQGLESRNELEPKQGLESRKLSESKQGLESRKPSDFKQGLESRKLSDFKQGLESRKPSDFKQGLESRKLSESKQEQSYIKESEPKEELDSKKLSESKQGLESRNELKPKQELESRKLSDLKQGLESRKPSDLKQGLESRKLSESKQGLESRNELEPKQGLENRKPSDSKQALESRKLSELKHGLESIKESEPKQGLNPRKPSDSKQGLESRKLSESKQELESRKESYSKQGLESRKKSEPKQGLESRKESESKHGLESRNLSEPKQGLSELKQGLESRKLSESKQGLESRKLSESKQGLEFKKESEPQQGLKSRQESESKQGLESRKLSVSKQGLESRKLSDSKQGLESRKPSDSKQGLESRKLLESKQGLESRKLSESKQGLESIKESEPKEGLDSRKSSTQQGLESTKQTELKQGLESRKLSVSKQGLESRKLSESKQGLESRKPSDSKQGLESRKLSESKQGLESIKESEPKEGLDSRKSSTQGLESTKQTELKQGLESIKESEIKQGSNSHKLSEFQKRSQSLITSEPKNDFLSKDVSSDSVKVTSQDLGALSKKESELKDKVDSRKNSEIKQKLESRKESKPSHEAESRKESEPSQEGESIKESEPIQEGDSKKESEPSHEAEFRKESEPSQEGESIKESEPIQEVDAKKESEPSHEAEFRRESEPSQEGESRKESEPSHEAEFRNESEPSHEAEFRNESEPSHEDEFRKESEPSHEEKSRKESEPSHEAEFRNESEPSHEAKSRKESEPSHEAEFRNESEPSHEAESRKESEPSHEAESRKESEPSHEAESRKESEPSHEAEFRNESEPSHEAKSRKESEPSHEAEFRNESEPIHGDEFRKESEPSPEEKSREESERSHEEKSRKESEPSHEEKSRKESEPSHEDESRKESEPSHEDESRKKSEPNQDVKSRKESEASNKTEITKEIEPSLESEPKELSSINSQTTTASLSMKVSGTGTSQSRKDSKQELESQRSSLAHKPEGLIETLSNDGSRKGSVTQTSYEPSQETASAGLKKKPSRHQSFESEQAVTSNDTLVKKDGPSKTENSKPRSRKKNSESVTFSDSHNLNPSSAHRSGSRPSSQSLNDESHQGLDKQLSEVTSDCQFPLFISSTLGRSEWLLCAGIKPTQGD